A window from Pseudomonas kribbensis encodes these proteins:
- a CDS encoding LysE family translocator, producing MESLLPFLLFSFVASITPGPTNILVMSHSSRRGMVATLPIIFGACVSAALVVLVVGLGVGETLLRYPRVQQAMAWAGVLWLSWLAWQIFRSTPPSLDPATACEEGIGIYGAAGLQLINPKVWMMAVAVVSVFGGSGDESTRMALLAFVFLLVCLPCMTAWAVLGVGSARFFGSPRAFRRMNAGLAFLLLLSAWLTVLV from the coding sequence ATGGAATCGTTGTTGCCTTTTCTACTGTTTTCCTTCGTCGCCTCGATCACCCCGGGGCCGACCAATATTCTGGTGATGAGCCACAGTTCGCGGCGCGGGATGGTCGCTACGCTGCCGATCATCTTCGGCGCCTGTGTTTCGGCGGCCCTGGTGGTGCTGGTGGTCGGGCTCGGCGTGGGTGAAACGCTGCTGCGTTACCCCCGTGTGCAGCAGGCAATGGCCTGGGCCGGGGTGCTGTGGCTGAGCTGGCTGGCGTGGCAGATCTTTCGCAGCACGCCGCCGTCCCTTGACCCTGCAACGGCGTGTGAAGAAGGGATCGGCATTTATGGCGCCGCCGGCCTGCAACTGATCAATCCCAAGGTGTGGATGATGGCGGTGGCGGTGGTGAGCGTGTTTGGCGGGAGCGGTGACGAGAGTACGCGGATGGCGCTGTTGGCCTTTGTGTTTCTGCTGGTCTGCCTGCCGTGCATGACGGCGTGGGCAGTGCTGGGCGTGGGCAGTGCGCGGTTCTTTGGATCGCCACGGGCATTCAGGCGCATGAATGCCGGGTTGGCGTTTTTGTTGTTGCTGTCGGCGTGGTTGACGGTGTTGGTGTAG
- a CDS encoding tRNA (adenine(22)-N(1))-methyltransferase, producing MNEQTLSMRLERVAAHVPAGARLADIGSDHGYLPVALMRRGAIEAAVAGEMALTPFRSAERTVCENDLQQQITVRLANGLMAVEPADGINAITMCGMGGETIRDILEAGKARLSGRERLILQPNGGEQPLRQWLMDNDYRILCEEVLRENRFDYEIIVAERGGPVSYTAEELYFGPLQLQARSPAFVSKWQHRLRHKQQTLNHFGRARHAVPEEKVQDLTRQVRWITEVLA from the coding sequence TTGAACGAACAGACATTGTCCATGCGCCTGGAGCGTGTCGCTGCGCACGTACCCGCCGGTGCGCGCCTGGCCGATATCGGCTCGGATCACGGCTACCTGCCGGTGGCGTTGATGCGTCGTGGTGCAATCGAGGCGGCGGTGGCGGGGGAGATGGCTCTGACACCGTTTCGCTCGGCTGAACGCACCGTTTGCGAGAACGATCTGCAGCAGCAGATCACCGTGCGTCTGGCTAATGGCTTGATGGCCGTCGAACCGGCCGACGGGATCAACGCGATTACGATGTGTGGCATGGGCGGCGAGACCATTCGCGACATTCTCGAAGCCGGCAAGGCACGTTTGAGTGGCCGCGAGCGTCTGATCCTGCAACCCAACGGCGGCGAGCAACCCCTGCGCCAATGGCTGATGGACAACGACTACCGGATCCTCTGCGAGGAAGTCCTGCGGGAAAACCGCTTCGACTATGAAATCATCGTCGCCGAGCGTGGCGGCCCGGTGTCGTACACCGCCGAGGAGTTGTACTTCGGTCCCCTGCAATTGCAGGCCCGCAGCCCGGCGTTTGTCAGCAAGTGGCAGCACCGGTTACGGCACAAGCAACAGACCCTGAACCACTTCGGGCGCGCGCGACATGCGGTGCCCGAAGAGAAGGTGCAGGACCTGACCCGGCAGGTGCGGTGGATCACCGAAGTGCTCGCTTGA
- a CDS encoding DUF2986 domain-containing protein — MNRQKKLQQLFKEKSRKANAKLAPKSNKPKYISKADRLKMEAEASQERSLSTEE; from the coding sequence ATGAACCGCCAAAAGAAACTGCAACAACTCTTCAAGGAAAAATCCAGAAAGGCCAACGCCAAACTGGCACCGAAAAGCAACAAGCCCAAGTACATCAGCAAGGCTGATCGCTTGAAGATGGAAGCTGAAGCCAGCCAGGAGCGGAGCCTTTCCACTGAAGAGTGA
- a CDS encoding AraC family transcriptional regulator: MNSQLTELRTLARHAENRRTETGIPRVAMVQGEIPEHLLAAVYQPMINLILQGSKTMTIADRTLHYDPATYFVMSIDLPAVGQVHPSSAGEPYLAVSLTLDPVVLTTLLADLPKPFGQHEQDTGFSVAAVTPSLMDAWVRMLRLMGKPEEIAALAPVYEREILYRVLQGPHGWMLRDIAAPDSAMARVNLAIAYIRQDFAEPIRVDDLARLASMSVSAFHRHFKAVTALSPLQYQKRVRLLQARTLMVASTRNVTQAAFEVGYESATQFSRDYARVFGLPPSRDAARILGETRSG, from the coding sequence ATGAACAGCCAACTGACAGAACTTCGTACCCTGGCCCGACACGCCGAAAACCGCCGTACGGAAACGGGTATTCCGCGCGTCGCCATGGTTCAGGGCGAAATCCCCGAGCATTTGCTGGCGGCGGTTTACCAACCGATGATCAACCTGATTCTGCAAGGCAGCAAAACCATGACCATCGCCGACCGTACGCTGCATTACGACCCGGCGACCTACTTTGTCATGTCCATCGACCTGCCGGCAGTCGGCCAGGTCCACCCCTCTTCTGCCGGCGAGCCGTACCTGGCGGTCAGTCTGACGCTTGATCCGGTTGTCTTGACGACGCTGCTGGCCGATCTGCCCAAACCCTTCGGCCAACATGAACAAGACACCGGTTTTTCGGTGGCGGCTGTCACCCCGTCCTTGATGGATGCCTGGGTGCGCATGCTACGCCTGATGGGAAAACCTGAAGAAATCGCGGCACTGGCGCCGGTCTACGAGCGGGAGATTCTGTACCGTGTCCTGCAAGGCCCCCATGGCTGGATGCTGCGTGACATCGCCGCCCCCGACAGCGCCATGGCGCGCGTCAACCTGGCCATTGCGTACATACGACAGGACTTTGCCGAACCGATCCGGGTGGACGATCTGGCTCGGCTTGCGTCAATGAGCGTGTCAGCCTTCCACCGACACTTCAAAGCCGTTACGGCGCTGAGCCCATTGCAATATCAAAAGCGGGTTCGACTGCTGCAAGCCCGAACGCTGATGGTGGCGAGTACCAGGAATGTCACCCAGGCGGCGTTCGAAGTCGGGTATGAAAGCGCTACACAGTTCAGCCGTGACTACGCACGGGTATTCGGCTTGCCCCCCTCGCGGGACGCGGCCCGGATACTCGGGGAAACCCGAAGCGGTTGA
- a CDS encoding SDR family NAD(P)-dependent oxidoreductase, producing the protein MSVIVITGGSRGIGASAAEQCARRGMGVILTYQRNADAAASVVQGIQDSGGSAVALPLDVADVSQFDDFRQKVVHALQATWGVERLSGLVNNAGHGLFNSLETVTEAQFDGLLNAHLKGPFFLTQTLLPLMEEGASIVNLTSATTRVATAGVAPYAAAKGGLEVLTRYMAKEFADRRIRANAVSPGAIRTELGGGLNDEFEALLASQTALGRVGEPQDVARVISLLLCEESGWINAQSIEVAGGYFI; encoded by the coding sequence ATGAGCGTTATCGTTATTACCGGCGGCAGCCGTGGCATCGGCGCCAGTGCGGCCGAGCAATGTGCCCGGCGCGGTATGGGCGTCATCCTGACTTATCAACGCAATGCCGACGCGGCAGCCTCTGTTGTCCAGGGTATCCAGGATTCGGGCGGCAGCGCCGTGGCGCTTCCACTGGACGTGGCCGACGTCAGCCAGTTCGACGATTTCCGCCAGAAGGTCGTGCACGCACTACAGGCCACCTGGGGTGTGGAAAGACTGTCCGGGCTGGTCAACAACGCCGGCCACGGCTTGTTCAATTCGCTGGAAACGGTGACCGAGGCGCAGTTCGACGGTTTATTGAACGCCCACCTCAAGGGCCCGTTTTTTCTCACACAGACCCTGCTGCCGCTAATGGAGGAGGGTGCCAGTATCGTCAATCTGACCAGTGCGACCACCCGTGTCGCAACAGCGGGCGTGGCGCCATATGCCGCCGCCAAGGGTGGGCTTGAGGTCCTGACGCGTTACATGGCCAAGGAGTTCGCGGATCGCCGGATTCGGGCCAACGCGGTTTCGCCGGGCGCGATACGCACTGAATTGGGCGGCGGTTTGAATGATGAGTTCGAGGCCTTGCTGGCCTCGCAAACGGCCCTCGGCCGGGTGGGCGAGCCGCAGGACGTCGCTCGCGTCATTTCCCTGTTGCTGTGCGAAGAGAGTGGCTGGATCAACGCCCAATCCATTGAAGTCGCGGGCGGCTATTTCATCTGA
- a CDS encoding VOC family protein, whose translation MLDHIFLSVSDIQRSIDFYTAVLTPLGITARLDYDGKDGPPGHPDLKGFGAHGRMFFWLRAGVVEGRAVHVGFVASSKAEVDAAYAVAIERGAVDNGPPGARLHYDPDYYAANVLDPDGYSLEFVYKKWQHAQ comes from the coding sequence ATGCTTGATCATATTTTTCTGTCAGTCAGCGATATCCAGCGCTCCATTGATTTCTATACGGCTGTATTGACCCCCCTGGGCATCACCGCCAGGCTCGATTACGACGGCAAGGACGGCCCGCCGGGGCATCCCGACCTGAAAGGTTTCGGTGCCCATGGCCGGATGTTTTTCTGGTTGCGCGCAGGTGTAGTAGAGGGGCGGGCAGTGCATGTAGGTTTTGTCGCCAGCAGCAAGGCCGAGGTAGACGCGGCTTACGCGGTGGCCATTGAACGGGGTGCTGTCGACAACGGCCCGCCGGGCGCACGCTTGCATTACGACCCCGACTATTACGCGGCCAACGTCCTCGATCCGGACGGTTACAGCCTGGAATTCGTCTACAAAAAATGGCAGCACGCCCAATGA
- a CDS encoding saccharopine dehydrogenase family protein, protein MSKLMIYGATGYTGRMAAEYARSLGLDVVIAGRTAEKLQSLAAQLDVPYRVFATDAVEAESLEGVAVLLNFAGPFAQTADIFMQACIKAGVDYLDITAEINVYRRAEQLGAEAAKAGVMLLPGVGWDVVPTDCLAMHVARRVQEPRSLKIALQVAGSMSRGSALSVGEIVGAGLLARVDGQLVATPDAEPRHFDFGDGPVVCVPLSFGDLVTGWHSTGIPDIAMYVHISGDAFPEGDLSLLPDGPSAEQREAHRARAVAEVSGVNGSAGRSVIETVNGYTYTPLVAVEAARRVLAGERRPGFETPARVFGIEFAQSIAGTTVTDF, encoded by the coding sequence ATGAGTAAGCTAATGATCTACGGCGCGACGGGTTACACCGGGCGCATGGCGGCCGAGTACGCTCGGTCGTTGGGCCTCGATGTCGTCATCGCCGGCCGGACAGCGGAAAAACTCCAATCCCTCGCCGCGCAACTGGACGTGCCTTATCGAGTGTTCGCTACGGATGCCGTCGAAGCAGAGTCTCTGGAGGGCGTTGCAGTACTGTTGAACTTTGCAGGGCCGTTCGCGCAGACGGCGGACATTTTCATGCAGGCGTGTATCAAGGCCGGGGTGGACTATCTGGATATCACCGCAGAGATCAATGTCTATCGGCGGGCCGAGCAACTAGGCGCCGAGGCCGCGAAGGCCGGTGTCATGTTGCTGCCTGGCGTCGGCTGGGATGTGGTGCCGACCGATTGCCTGGCGATGCATGTCGCTCGACGCGTACAGGAACCGCGTTCACTGAAGATCGCCCTGCAAGTGGCCGGCTCCATGTCTCGCGGGTCGGCTCTGAGCGTCGGTGAAATCGTTGGCGCGGGCCTGCTGGCCAGGGTCGACGGACAACTGGTCGCCACGCCCGATGCAGAGCCCCGCCACTTCGATTTCGGCGACGGGCCGGTGGTTTGCGTACCGCTATCGTTCGGCGACCTGGTCACCGGTTGGCACTCCACCGGCATTCCCGACATCGCCATGTATGTGCACATCAGTGGCGACGCGTTTCCCGAGGGCGATCTGTCGCTGTTGCCGGACGGCCCTAGCGCCGAACAGCGTGAGGCTCATCGCGCCCGTGCGGTGGCCGAGGTCTCTGGCGTCAACGGCAGTGCCGGGCGGTCGGTCATTGAAACGGTCAACGGCTATACCTACACACCGTTGGTGGCCGTGGAGGCTGCTCGTCGAGTGTTGGCGGGGGAACGGCGGCCAGGTTTTGAAACACCGGCTCGGGTATTCGGCATCGAGTTTGCCCAGAGCATTGCAGGAACAACCGTGACTGACTTCTAA
- a CDS encoding DUF3772 domain-containing protein: MRNALKSLMFVALILLVPGLATVSAADLSPSPDSGAPLPGVTQNDLQALQQRLDGLKQQISSANNYNQLEGPQDRVQTFILDIDRLSASLLPQQAQLTVQLGVLGAAPTETVAAEQADIAAQRAALIEQKNKVDTALKNLATLKQNATDLITQIAGIRRTLLESELTLRTDSVLSPDFWSPMIDPDPADRQRLQMFVDQIKETGTEAWQPGQRFYTSVLVVLSFLVWTLGRRLADRWLAWVCIHRMPEGRLRRSSLAFASALATLATTAIALELLYYACTRHVPLPPMLATFSDEFQKVVYACVMITSLSRALLSTEHPSWRLPAIAEPVALTLKPFARVLAATLLVLVTAVQVGNSSGMSSQIVITGRGVIALVVLAIVTVLLMRVGKVRKALAAAGDAQVAGNTLAGVIYTVTTLAMVISLGALLTGYVSLARFITYELVWAFIVLSGFYLLMQLLKDSCEYVFSPRHSSGKALKQLLGVGDRRLEQASTLLAGVGRAALLLLAVITLFVGGIGTTLGQLANSIGTILGGAGLRKLNIVPGHLLNAILALLIGIYLIRALRRWLDNEFLPKTDMDPGMCASLSTLFSNIGYAVVILLTLSSLGVQWTNLAWIVSALSVGIGFGLQEIVKNFVSGLILLTERPVKVGDLISISGVEGDIRRINVRATEIQLSDRSIVIVPNSQLISQNLRNVTLGGSAQGVATLELMFPLDIDPEQVKGLLLDTYKEHETILGKPAPFVRFSKLSPEGITLTVTGYVDSPRIVGKTKSDLLFEILKRLGAAGIELAKPPST, encoded by the coding sequence ATGCGCAACGCATTGAAGTCATTGATGTTCGTCGCCCTGATCCTGCTTGTCCCGGGGCTGGCTACGGTGTCGGCCGCAGATTTGTCGCCCTCGCCCGACAGCGGCGCCCCGCTCCCCGGCGTCACCCAGAATGATCTGCAAGCCTTGCAGCAACGCCTCGACGGCCTCAAGCAGCAGATCTCGTCCGCCAACAATTACAACCAGCTCGAAGGCCCCCAGGATCGGGTGCAGACGTTCATTCTCGACATTGATCGGCTGTCGGCTTCGCTGTTGCCGCAGCAGGCACAACTGACCGTACAACTGGGCGTGCTGGGCGCGGCACCGACGGAAACGGTGGCCGCCGAGCAGGCCGATATCGCCGCACAACGGGCGGCGCTGATCGAGCAGAAGAACAAGGTCGATACCGCGCTGAAGAACCTGGCCACGCTCAAGCAGAACGCCACCGATCTGATCACCCAGATCGCCGGCATTCGCCGCACGTTGCTGGAAAGCGAACTCACCCTGCGCACCGACAGCGTGCTCAGCCCTGATTTCTGGTCGCCGATGATCGATCCCGACCCTGCCGACCGCCAGCGCCTGCAGATGTTTGTCGACCAGATCAAGGAAACCGGCACCGAGGCCTGGCAACCGGGGCAACGGTTCTACACCAGCGTGCTGGTGGTGCTGTCCTTCCTGGTCTGGACCCTGGGCCGACGGCTCGCCGACCGCTGGCTGGCGTGGGTGTGCATCCATCGCATGCCCGAAGGCCGCTTGCGCCGCAGTTCGCTGGCCTTCGCCTCGGCGCTGGCGACACTGGCGACCACTGCGATTGCCCTGGAGTTGCTGTATTACGCCTGTACCCGGCATGTGCCGCTGCCGCCGATGCTGGCGACGTTCTCCGACGAATTCCAGAAAGTCGTGTACGCCTGCGTGATGATCACCAGCCTGAGCCGCGCCTTGCTGTCCACCGAGCACCCGTCATGGCGGCTGCCGGCGATAGCCGAACCGGTGGCGCTCACGCTCAAGCCCTTCGCCAGGGTCCTCGCCGCGACGCTGCTGGTGCTGGTAACGGCGGTGCAGGTCGGCAACTCGTCCGGCATGAGCAGCCAGATCGTGATCACCGGCCGCGGTGTGATCGCGCTGGTGGTATTGGCCATTGTCACTGTGCTGCTGATGCGCGTCGGCAAGGTGCGCAAGGCGCTGGCGGCGGCCGGGGATGCCCAGGTGGCGGGCAACACCCTTGCCGGAGTGATTTACACCGTAACCACACTGGCGATGGTCATTTCCCTCGGCGCGTTGCTGACAGGCTACGTATCGCTGGCGCGGTTCATCACCTATGAACTGGTGTGGGCGTTTATCGTGCTGTCCGGTTTCTACCTGCTGATGCAGTTGCTCAAGGACAGCTGCGAATACGTCTTCTCGCCCCGCCACTCCAGCGGCAAGGCCTTGAAGCAACTGCTGGGCGTCGGCGACCGGCGCCTCGAACAGGCCTCGACCCTGCTGGCCGGTGTGGGCCGGGCGGCGTTGCTGTTGCTGGCGGTGATCACGCTGTTCGTGGGCGGCATCGGCACCACGCTGGGTCAATTGGCCAACAGCATCGGCACCATTCTCGGCGGTGCCGGCCTGCGCAAACTGAACATCGTTCCCGGGCATTTGCTCAACGCCATACTCGCCCTGCTGATCGGCATTTACCTGATCCGTGCTCTGCGCCGCTGGCTCGACAACGAGTTCCTGCCCAAGACTGACATGGACCCGGGCATGTGCGCGTCGCTCAGCACGCTGTTTTCCAACATCGGCTACGCGGTGGTGATTCTGCTTACGTTGTCGTCGCTGGGCGTGCAGTGGACCAACCTGGCGTGGATCGTCAGCGCACTGTCGGTAGGTATCGGTTTCGGTCTGCAGGAGATCGTGAAGAACTTTGTCTCCGGGCTGATCCTGCTCACCGAACGCCCGGTCAAGGTGGGCGACCTGATCAGCATCAGCGGCGTCGAGGGCGACATCCGCCGGATCAACGTGCGCGCCACGGAAATCCAGCTCAGCGACCGCTCCATCGTGATCGTGCCCAACTCGCAACTGATCTCGCAGAACCTGCGCAATGTCACCCTCGGCGGCAGCGCCCAGGGCGTGGCGACGCTGGAGCTGATGTTCCCGCTGGACATCGACCCCGAACAGGTCAAAGGCCTGCTGCTCGACACCTACAAAGAGCACGAAACCATCCTCGGCAAACCGGCGCCTTTCGTGCGGTTCAGCAAGCTTTCGCCCGAAGGCATCACGTTGACCGTGACCGGTTACGTCGACAGCCCGCGGATTGTCGGCAAGACCAAGAGTGATCTGTTGTTCGAGATTCTCAAGCGGCTGGGGGCGGCGGGGATTGAGTTGGCGAAGCCGCCGAGTACTTGA
- a CDS encoding TolC family protein, with product MKFKCTGWPFAAGLAASVLAWPGFAAALTLDEALRLAETNAPSLNAQDAKIQAASSAAIPAGELPDPKLVLGVQNYPVGGPDRYSLDKDFMTMQMVGWRQDMPNGDKRKARIEVAEAGVERAAAERRVERLKVRQATALAWIGSYSVERKQALLQDFYKENRLLSDTVRAQIAGGRAQPADAVTPKQEAARLAEQEDNLTLERTQARAALKRWIGTAANDKPEGSLPQWSVEPATFNHQLQHHPELAAFAPMAREAQAKVQEAVSEKKSDWSWEVDYQHRGREFGDMVSVQFSWDLPLFPESRQNPKIAARQAELSQIEAEREALSREHTEQLENELADYARLDRAVLRNQQSLVPLAKEKVDLALASYRAGKGDLNAVVSARRELIEARLKQIDVEEQRALTAARLHFAYGESSL from the coding sequence ATGAAATTCAAGTGCACAGGTTGGCCCTTCGCGGCCGGCCTTGCGGCAAGCGTGCTTGCGTGGCCGGGTTTCGCCGCCGCGCTGACACTCGATGAAGCGCTGCGACTGGCGGAAACCAATGCGCCGTCGCTGAACGCTCAAGATGCAAAAATCCAGGCTGCCAGCAGCGCCGCCATTCCGGCGGGGGAGTTGCCCGATCCGAAACTGGTGCTGGGCGTGCAGAACTATCCCGTGGGCGGCCCGGATCGCTATAGCCTCGACAAGGACTTCATGACCATGCAAATGGTCGGCTGGCGCCAGGACATGCCCAACGGCGACAAGCGCAAGGCGCGCATCGAAGTCGCCGAGGCGGGCGTCGAGCGCGCGGCGGCGGAACGTCGCGTCGAACGGTTGAAGGTGCGTCAGGCCACGGCGCTGGCGTGGATCGGCAGCTATTCGGTGGAGCGCAAACAGGCGCTGCTTCAGGACTTCTACAAGGAAAACCGCCTGCTGAGCGATACCGTGCGGGCGCAGATCGCCGGTGGCCGGGCACAACCTGCGGACGCCGTGACGCCGAAGCAGGAAGCCGCCCGACTGGCCGAGCAAGAAGACAACCTGACGCTGGAACGCACCCAGGCCCGGGCGGCGCTCAAGCGCTGGATCGGCACCGCCGCCAACGACAAGCCCGAAGGCAGCCTGCCGCAATGGTCGGTCGAGCCCGCCACCTTCAATCATCAACTGCAACACCATCCGGAACTGGCCGCGTTTGCGCCCATGGCCCGCGAAGCGCAGGCGAAGGTGCAGGAAGCCGTGTCCGAGAAAAAGTCCGACTGGAGCTGGGAAGTGGATTACCAGCACCGTGGCCGCGAGTTCGGCGACATGGTCAGCGTGCAGTTTTCCTGGGATCTGCCGCTGTTTCCCGAATCGCGGCAGAACCCGAAGATCGCCGCCCGCCAGGCTGAACTCAGCCAGATCGAAGCGGAACGCGAAGCTCTGTCCCGGGAGCACACCGAACAACTGGAAAACGAGCTGGCCGACTACGCGCGCCTCGACCGGGCGGTGCTGCGCAACCAGCAAAGCCTGGTGCCGCTGGCCAAAGAAAAGGTCGACTTGGCACTGGCCAGTTATCGCGCCGGCAAGGGCGATCTGAACGCCGTGGTCAGCGCCCGCCGTGAACTTATCGAAGCGCGCCTCAAACAGATCGACGTGGAAGAACAGCGCGCACTGACCGCTGCGCGTCTGCATTTCGCTTACGGGGAGAGCAGCCTGTGA
- a CDS encoding efflux RND transporter periplasmic adaptor subunit, whose amino-acid sequence MNLPKHNRFWLAGVALAVGVAAGYGVAYQRIPGSTGTAAEQGAEAKALYWYDPMYPQQKFDKPGKSPFMDMQLVPRYASEGAGNATVSIDPGLTQNLGLRTAMVVRGRFSSSLDVTGVLAFNERDVAVIQTRTSGFVERVYARAPGDVLAAGAPLADILVPDWAAAQTEFLALKRSGDRELISAARQRLQLTGMPSSLIAQVERSGKVQPNLTVTSPVGGVVQELNVRTGMTVASGETLARINGLGSVWLAVAVPEAQTGSITEGQAIEARLPAFPGTVFNGKVSAILPDTNPDSRSLRVRVEMTNAEGRLRPGMTAQVRLNRSTGQDSLWVPSEAVIRTGKRALVMLAEDAGHYRPVEVRPGQESDGKTLILQGLEEGQKVVTSGQFLLDSEASLKGIVAAPLETDGQALGSQP is encoded by the coding sequence GTGAACCTACCAAAACACAACAGATTCTGGCTGGCCGGCGTCGCCCTTGCGGTGGGTGTTGCTGCGGGCTACGGCGTGGCTTATCAGCGCATACCTGGCTCAACCGGTACGGCAGCGGAGCAGGGCGCCGAAGCCAAGGCCCTGTACTGGTACGACCCGATGTACCCGCAACAGAAGTTCGACAAACCGGGCAAGTCGCCCTTCATGGACATGCAACTGGTGCCGCGATACGCCAGCGAAGGCGCAGGCAATGCGACGGTGAGCATCGATCCGGGCCTGACCCAGAATCTGGGGCTGCGCACGGCAATGGTTGTGCGCGGACGGTTTTCCTCCAGTCTCGACGTGACCGGTGTGCTGGCCTTCAACGAGCGCGATGTGGCGGTGATCCAGACCCGCACCAGCGGTTTTGTCGAACGGGTCTACGCCCGGGCGCCGGGGGATGTGCTGGCGGCGGGTGCGCCATTGGCGGACATTCTCGTACCGGACTGGGCGGCAGCGCAGACCGAGTTTCTGGCCCTCAAGCGCAGCGGCGACCGGGAGCTGATTTCGGCGGCGCGCCAACGACTGCAACTGACCGGCATGCCATCGAGCCTGATTGCCCAGGTGGAACGCAGCGGCAAGGTTCAGCCGAACCTCACCGTCACCAGTCCGGTGGGCGGCGTGGTACAGGAGCTCAACGTGCGCACCGGCATGACCGTGGCGAGCGGCGAGACGCTGGCGCGAATCAATGGTCTGGGCAGTGTCTGGCTCGCCGTGGCGGTGCCGGAAGCGCAGACCGGTTCCATCACCGAAGGGCAAGCCATCGAGGCGCGGTTGCCGGCATTTCCCGGCACCGTGTTCAACGGCAAGGTCAGCGCGATTCTGCCGGACACCAACCCCGACAGCCGCAGCCTGCGCGTGCGGGTCGAAATGACCAACGCCGAAGGTCGCTTGCGTCCGGGGATGACCGCTCAGGTCCGGCTGAACCGCTCGACCGGGCAGGACAGCCTGTGGGTGCCGAGCGAAGCGGTGATCCGCACCGGCAAGCGCGCTTTGGTCATGCTGGCCGAGGACGCGGGTCACTATCGCCCGGTGGAGGTGCGGCCCGGACAGGAAAGCGACGGCAAAACGCTGATCCTCCAAGGCCTGGAAGAAGGGCAGAAGGTCGTGACTTCCGGCCAGTTCCTGCTTGATTCCGAAGCCAGCCTGAAGGGCATCGTCGCCGCGCCGCTTGAGACGGATGGCCAAGCCTTGGGGAGCCAGCCATGA